In Nymphaea colorata isolate Beijing-Zhang1983 chromosome 10, ASM883128v2, whole genome shotgun sequence, the genomic stretch AACTAGACTCTCGCTTAGTAGAATGAGTGTTTGCAAGACGCATACCAAACCCTAGTGTGGACAACACACGTGGCTAAACCGACCAGTCGCCTTAAAAGATTTTAAGGGTTGGCATGGACAGTGGGCCACACTAGTCACATTGTAGCTCCGCTACTAAAGTCTAACCATGGTTCATGAACCTAGAAATGGCTGAAAGCACTCCTTCTGGAGCAGCTTATATGCCATTGCTCTTAACAAGGAACCATGTTTTACAAGTTGAAAATGACTCCAATACTTCTACTTGTTAAATGGAAAACCCTCTCCTTACGAGGGCAGAAGTGAAAATCCTGTTATCATTAGATCGGTAATAAAGTTGAACTAAAACAATTTCCCCTTCGTTACCAGTATGGCTTGGGTGAgccattgcccacaccagcccctcaaaaatttcattataatgTGTTAACCTTACGTTGCTATGATTTCAAATTTATATGCCAAAGTTGTCACCTACACAGGTGCCCCCATTGATGAAAAATCTTGATTCCCCAAAAAAATCGCTTTACCTTTTGATGAGACAGCAACAAGCACACTAATGATTGAATCAAGGCTCCACAAGTTTTCAATTTATCTtggtgcaagttgaagcacatgGAGATCTCAAGGAAGGGGCAAGTAGGGGTTGGTGGGGGCCTTGGGCCTTTGTTTAGCCAGTGGGATAACCCTCCTCATTAGGAGTTTTCAATAATTGAAATCTGATTGATCTAGACACCTATGCCAGTGACCTCCACCGCAAGTTACATGGTTCTTTAGTTGCCATTTGCGGGAATAAAGTTTCTTATAATTTAGGGATTAACCAGCTGCTTGGTTGATTGATATAGTGAATGagagttttcttttctcttcattgAGTTTTTCTTCCAATGGCAGCTTAGCAACAGTGTTACCATAGGTATCGTTTAGAGAGAGATTAAGGCATGTTTTAGTCTACTATTTATGAGAGTGCATAGTTAATCTTCTTTAGTAACTCTTTGttacagtctctctctctctctctctctctctattaaaGAATAACTATgcattctcatatatatatatatatatatgagagtgCATAGTTACAAGTTCTTCGGCCCATGATCTTCTACCTCGCTTCCTCATCCCCTAGCATGATGAGGGATTATGTATCTGCTGATGTCATGGCTGACTTACAGATAGATCTTTTGCCTAACATTTCCAATCCagcatttttaattttctttttctttaccaGCTACTTGCAAAAGGAAAATGAGCAAAGCAACATCATTTCTGTCGGGAGATTATTGAAATGAGATTATAGAAGCACTAAAAAACAACTCCCACCTTAATTCATTggataattaataaaaaagaactaATAGTTGTTTCGTACTATATGTCACATGCATGTTGGCTTAATAAAACTTTTTGATACGCATCATCTCTTACCAAGGAAAATATAAAGAACCTAGGATCCACATAAAGCAAAAGTCCACATGCTATTGTCGCATGTAATCAATATATAATCCATTTTTACCCACTTCTGTTCGCATTATTGGTCCACACCATTGAACCTAGTTCATTAGTACAGATGCTCCGAACGTACTAAATTGATCAGTGGAAGTTTAATTTTTACAAGTAAATCAGATGGCACATTGTAAACGCTCTTTACTTAATTATTTTCAAGTGCACGCCTaaagtttttaataaaagaatatGCCTAATTGTTCTGTATTTAACAATTCCTCAGAACAAGTAAGAAAAGGCCTACAAGTTTATTCGCATCAAGTGAGCTTGTAAGCACGGTTCATAGTTTACCCTTTTTCTTTCCGCAAGAATTATAAAAGGAGATcaatatttccaaaatcaattaTGTAACAACTTGACTCACTATTGAGCTTGGGCCCCTGGTTCGGTGGATCCCAATCCGTCCCCTAACAATTTCGGTGTTGCTTGTCAATAAACGCCGGGGGAGCGCTTTTATGCCCTCTTCTACGCAGCTTCActtatataaaacatgttttgaataGTAGCATAAAGTAAAAGGGGCAATGATAGATCTTTTTGCGAAAAGGTGGATTAAgaaaaacatcaacataacaGGATTTTGACTTCTGCCCTCGTAAGAAGAGGGTTTTCCATTTAACAAGTAGAAGCAATGGAATCATTTTCAACCTGCAACACATGGTTCATTGTTAAGAGCAATGACATACAACCTGCCCGAGAGGGAGTGCTTTCAGCCATTTTTGGATACTGGCTGGTTCATAAACCATGGTTGGGCCTCAGTGGTGGAGCTACAGCGTGACTAGTGTGGGCCACTGTCCATGCCAAcccttgaaattttttattgtgacTGAGCTGGAAGTGGGTTTAGCCACATGTGGTGTCCACATTAGGGTTAGGTATGCATCCTGCAAGCACTTATTCTATTAAGCCAGAGACTAGTTACTGTCTctcaatcaaaattttggctCCGCCATTGTTGGGCCCCTCAATTAGCCCTGGATTAAAAATTACTGaagaaaattgaataattttttccctcatttttcgTGGTGCCATTTTCCTGCTACTTATCGTTTGATTGTGTTCTGATGGAGGCCTTTAATGATGAATGAACTAACTCGAGTAAGTTTTTGCAAACACATGTGAAAGGTGGTCATGTGTACTAGGGTGCACCGTGTACATAACTTGTGTACTCTTAACCCACTTTTAAGAATAGGTGTCATGCACATACACTTAtgtaggggcggagggaaggaggggcccgcttaggccatggccccaccctggcaaaatgaaaaaaaaagacttttacattgaaaaaaaattattttttaatcactctatgtattttttagatttaaatttagtttaGCCCTACtcagatccagaggttggactgtcctGACTCCGCCAGTGCACTTATGGATGATATGTGTATGTGAGTCACAAGGGGTTAAATGCAAGACCAAGGAAAAATACAAGCACACCACATTGTCCACGGAATTGTAATACACCAAAGCAAGCGGATCACCTTAAAAAAGTGACATCAAATCGGGCCTAGGATAACGTCCTGGAGGAGCCAGGAGGACTGAACTTTAACCACCAACTACCAgaaagaatgataaaaaaaaacttcttcaaGAGATCAtaactatatttttcaaaatctttacaAGAGtccaataatatttttctaagctcaaattacaaatgttaaaaattataacaggtattctgttttttttttttcaatatctaGGAGGGCCGTGACCTAAGAGGGCCGACTTCTCGTGTCCATCCACAAgatattttttgtgaataatcGGAAAAGTCGCCGCCGTCCACAAGAATGACCTTTGCCAACCGCCGTCACCGTCGACGGCAACCACTTTTTCCTCCAATGAGATTTCTGTGGCAACTGAGATATCTGTAGCTTTTTCCGACAACGACGCCTCCGTGGGTAATTCCAACAGGCTACCCACAGTCAGCAACAGGGTTGTTGTACCGTTGCTTATTTCTGGATGTTTGGATTCACTCATATTCCTCCCCACAAAAATGGAAGGATCCATATAACCTGTACTTTCATCATTGTGTGTGGTTGAATTCAACCAGCAGCCCATTCTGGAACAAGAGCAGCAATTTGGCagactaaaaaacaaaattcatgtAGACTTCCTGCTCAAACTCTTTTCTCTTCTGCCCATGAGACCCGCAGGTCTCCTCATCGTGCTTTCAATGTCAACTAAGGTATTACGATTCTAATGTTTAGAGTTCAATTCAAAAGAATAACATCTACAAAACAAGCGATAAACATTCTAAGAACGTGCTTTCCTAATTCATCAGCTATACTACTTTCCTTGTAGTCCCTTgtaatctttaaaaaaaaaaaacagttccaTTAAAACTCAGTCAAGTCCATTTTCTTCTACCTTCAGGCCTAGAAAATGAACGGTCGGCGTCCCAAAATCCACAGTAGGCCGATATTACCATTAATACGACGCAGGGGTTTCAAGTACCAGCGGTACAAGTTTCCTGTTTATTGGAACCATAGGTTCCCTTTACTTTGTTTGGAATAGAGATCAAACATGGATTAAAATATCTTTGTGTTGAGaaaggggaggaagaagaagagaatgaagatGATTGAGAAAATCAAGGCTGAAGAAGAACAAGAGTTTATTGATAAAAAGAATTCATACAAAGGGTGAAAGAGGATTTTTTTTCGTAAACCAGTCAAACGGTTCAATGAACTTATTCGAATAGGATCAAACTaaatctaaataaaaaaaatattttacgcaactaaaaattttcaactttttaaatGTAATTCTTTTTTCTAGAGTGGGACCTCGTCCTATCAACCTTTCCTTTGCCTCTTTACAACTCAATACACATTAAGGAACACTAAACCCGGTGGTGGAGCCAAAAGTTTTTGGCTATTAGAGTCTTTTGGCTATTGGGACTCTAAGCTTAAATGTCAAATGTTAAGAGGTacttatacatgaaaaaaaactcaaaattatctTACCTTGATACTTCCAGCTGCATCGATTTTTTCGCTTGTAAGCTGGTCTGGTGCGTTGTCCAAAGTCGACAACGAAGTGATTATCTTTGCCAATTATCTGCAGAGATTCTTGCCTTCCGAATTTGGGCACGAGATTGACAAAGCGAACCCAATTGAACCAGCACTGACATTGTACAATCAGAAGAGAAAAATCCGAAGAGCGATTGAAGCCGCCGGCATTCCTTATACTTACGTATGCTGCAACTCCATTGCTGGATGGCCATACTTCGATCAAATCCATCCTTCTGAGATCCCACCCCCCACTGACTGCTTTGAGATTTATGGCGATGGTAACGTGAAAGGTGCGTGACATTATTTGACCAATCATGTGGAACCCATATGTTAGTTTCTGCTAATTGTTGCTGAACCGGTTGCTACAATCAGCTTATTTCGTAGCCGGAGAAGACATCGGAAAATTCACAATTAAAGCTGCAGACGATGTGCGCACTCTGAACAAAGTGCTACACTTCCGGCCACAAAGCAACTTTGTGACACTGAATGAGTTTGCGTCTATGTGGGAGAAGAAGATCGGGAAGGAGGTGCCCAGGAAGTTTATCTCTGAAGATTGCCTCCTCCGCCTGGCCAAAGGTATATCTATCTCTCTTGAATCTCAAACCTGAAGTCAAGCAATTATACTTCGACAGTGATCTGCGCTAATATACTATGTATTTCCTTGACAAAATGAGACCTAGCCAGCTCTTAGATTGCTGCCATACCTATGTCGACAACAGCAATTGAGATTCAAGTTGGTATTTCCTATTGGTGGTTCTTTAATTTCAACTGCTAGCCTCTGTGCTGTAGCTTTCCTGGTCACTAATCAATCAATCAACTGTGTTCTGCGACAACAGAGAACCGAATTCCAAGCAGCATCGTGGCTGCCCTGACGCATGACATCTTTATCAACGGCTGTCAGTTTGGCTTTGAGATCGAAGGACCCCAAGATACAGAGGTTGGCCGCCTCTACCCTGACTCACCTCTCGTCCTTCTCAGCCACTGCCTGGATGCTTATCTTAGCAACGGAGTGGAGCCAGCAGCAAGAGTTTGAGTCTCCCTGGAATATGCAAATATGCAATTATTTGCGTTGATAAATACTGCTCCTTTCTTTATATTTCTCCTTTAAATGTTGCTaccttattattatatttatggtttgtttccttttatGTCAACATCACCTGTAAGGTGTAAAGGCCTTCTGTTGTTGATAAAGTTATATGAGATGTCTGTCTTTTCCCGGTGATTTTATATTAGATCTGTTGCCAGTAAATATGATATAAGGATCTCAAGTTTCGATCTTAGGTATGAGTTAAGATCCTAAGTATGATCAACtatagttttttcttcttctttttttattctggGCTTTTGTCTTCATCAGTAAAAGCATCTCCAATCATATTGGTGGATCTAAACTTTCAGGTAATCAAACAACTTAAAAGGTCATTCCGTGGCGTCCAGCTGAACTATTTCTTTCAATAACAATAAATGCATTCAAAAGCTTACGGAAAGTTTAGATGAGCAAAGCTCAAGAAAGTATAGTTGACATGACGACCTATCTACAACAAGGGAAGGTAAAGgttaatattttgttatatagCTGAAGTTCGCGGAGGCCGTACTACTTtcttagaaaaaattaaagtatTAAACGTCTAAGAGTTAGTCAAATTACAGGAGAGTAATTATTGTTCAAGACTAGACCCACAAGAGCCATGCCTCCAACTTTTGGCGTCTGAAAGTTATATATTCATATAGTTATTATCttatatcaattttcttttcttcttttgggggATGGGGAGGCCATATCATACTGAGTGATGGGGATGCTATACCTAGTTATTGTTGTCTTCTTACTTTAAAATGAGAAACAGTCAAACACAatagagtctctctctctctctctctctctctctctctatatatatatatatatatatatatatatatctggtGAATGTTCTACATGATAGAACAAATATGCTTCGTGCTTAGAAAACTTTTCTTGCATGACAAAAGACCCTTCAATGCTAAGCAAGCATTTGAGCAAAAAATTAGTTTAGGGGTAAATATTTCTCGATTGCAGCAGCCGCTTTAATTTGCCATCGCCAAAGATCTTTGTATGCAAGATTGTGTTTGCATGTTAGACATTTGAGCGATAGACTTAGTTCATGAACTGATGAACTACATGAGGCAGCCACACGACACCCGGGTCACTGCTCCAAcgccaattgaaaattttgttgacTTTATATtctcatggaaaaaaaattctgactccgCCCCCGTGAGCGAGAGACTTAGTTCATGAACTCATGAGGTCTAAGGGATCTGAAATTCTTCTGGTGCATGTCTGAAGGATACCCTGAAATTAAAGATCAAGTTTTGAAGCATGATGATAGAAGATTGGACAACAAAATAATGTTGATCGGAAGATCAAAATACGTTAGAGACTGAgtcaaattgttataaaagcaAGTACtaaaaaagaagagaacagAGGacgaaaataaaaatgtaaaacacaATCACTTCAGGGTTTGGTGGTTACATGTTCACATATACCGAAATGCCTTACGAATGAGCCTAGCTGGTCGAATTCAGTTTGAATCGGCTGGAGCTAGGCGAGCCAGACCAAGTAGCCAATGTTTGCTTTCATGCAAAACTCAATTTAATGCGGATATATAGCAtgatttgttgatttttttttattgattttccacACTTTACATTAAATTTCTGTTTTCGGCGTTTTCTTTGATCTTGcatttaaaaaatcttaaaattttctaaTAATTCCATTGATCAGAAATTATGATTCTAATTCGATTTAGCTGATTGATCactatttcattttcatcagaCCGATCTACGAGTCAACTTTAgcaaaccaaaagaaaaattaaaggcCCAAGAGAAAGCCATAAACTAGAAAGACAAATGCGAAATTATACATAGTACAGTGCCAATGTGCATGAAAATAGAGGGGTAGGCAATACATCACTCTTGTTCttatcttaaaagttttttccaCCCTTTCACTTTCACTCTGGCTGGCAATACATCAGACTCAGTGAGAAGGAAGTTTTTCAGATAAGAAATTCAAGAGATGATATCCAAACACCAATGTTTTAAAAGGACAGCAATATTTTCATATTCAGCTTGAATTGGACGAAATCAAAATCATGCCAAACTGACTCGATTATTCGAAAAGTGCCACATGTTTtgcttttcaattatttttggatatttacagaagtttttatttttagttaaaGTCAGAAAGTCAATGTCTTGGATTCAGATCGCATATCCAGCCAAATTGCTCCAAGAAAAGTTGCACCAATAGTTAATACTGAACATGTGTAGATCGAGGGGGTGTGCATGCAATAAATACACActtaaggaaaaagaagagggggttggagtattttagaaaaatttttaaaaacaaatctGCATTGTaaacttttcaactttttcataactCTTTCTACCTTCTACAAAGGCCCCTTTTTTGTTTAGTTGGGGGCATTTAATCATTATACACCAATGTACAAAACTTTCTTATGCACAGAGTTATTCAGATAGCCAGCTCCGCTGTATATCCCTCTGGAGGAAGCAACGTCAACAGCATGAGCAGGCCATGGCTCAATAATAAGGTCATCTGAATCCAATCTCACATTGTCAACGAGGGTCCTCTCGATCTTCTGTTTTTCAGTCACTGCAAACCTCCCCACATTATTATTCTAAAATAATTCATCTTTTCCCCAGACTATCCCTTAAAGATGACTCgtgaaagttatttttcttctctatttaGCTCAATGATCTTCCACTACCTCGCCATCCATGTGCAGTCTAGGCACATCCATGAAGCTCTGTTGGTAGCCAGGTGTGTTCAGAAACAAAGCAGCTACCGACTATGGTACTAGGCAATGAGCCGGACCCGATGGGTAGTTGAGTACTCATGTCATGGTAGGTCAGGTTTGAGCTGGTTATTTGACACGTGAATTTGTTCGATTAAAAAATTCTGACGTGCTAGCCAAGTTGGGTATTGGGGGCCTgattcgatatatatatatatactcatcTTTCCACATTTTGTactttgttttctctctctttttattatatttgtataGATATACAGGATACATGACACTTGCAGTCGGCTCACttaaaaacttttggtgcattGTAGAAGACTCCTTTAAAAACTCTTTATGTGTCATTGATGGTACTCTTATAAACTTTTCATGTATAACCGAGGATAAAAACTCTTGGCACATCGTTAAGGGTTTTGAGATGTgaaaatatgaatattataGGTTTCAATTATAAGTGAGCATCAAAACCGAATAGCCGAGAGGTAAAAAGTTGATGGTCAGGACCTAAATAGAAGACCATGTGCCAAAGAGGGGTGAATTTGGTTATagaatttagagagagagagagagagctgtaaCAAAGAGTTGTTAAAGAAGAATGACTATGCACTCTCCAAAATAATagacaaaaatatgttttaaatcattttctttccttgacACAAGTATCTCTCAAAGATGCCCATATAGCCAAGAGCACGATACTTTGGGAATCGAACTGATGACCTGGTGGCTTTAGACCGGCTATGCTATACCCTTTATGGCCTTCATTCAACGGGATCAATACATTGTTGGCCAACCACAACAGTGGGAAGTAAGATACAATGCCTCCTGAATTGTAGATGTCATTAAACAACAAACAATCTCTTTAAAATCTTATAACGAGCTCAACATGCATTACTTTATAGCTGAAACTTTATTACCCAAATCGCAATTGAACAACCATGTAGCTTCTAGTGGAGCTTGCCGAAGTAGGCTGTCTAGATCAATCAgtttttaattattgaaaacTTGTAGATAAATCCCACTGGCCAAAAGAGAGGCAAAGGATCCCACCCAAGGTGTAAAGCTGCGCCAGTGGCAGGCAGTGAGATCACCTTGCTTTTTGTCGTCCTGTTAAAAGTTAAGTGACTTTTGAGGaaatcatttagaaaaataGCAAAGAGGAGAACTACTTTAattctaaaaagaaaattgaaaaaaaacaaaagcaagaaagggagaaagcgcAAAGATTTGAATATTGGAGAGAAGGCTTTGAATGTTGCAGTCATAATAGACTCTCGAAACAGGTTACATGTACAGGggtgtgtaatgaccaaaatacttttgATTTTGATAGAGTAAAAAGGAAAGGTCTTTAGAAGGACCAAAGGAGtatgataaaaatattaacaGTTTAAATGTACacatcttcataaaaaaaatttctaaaataccaacttctttcttttgtatattGAATGTATATTTGCTGTGCGGACACCCCTTGCATGAAACTCATCGCCCTCTTTAATGCCCAATAGGGCGGGTCCTCACAATGGGTCCATGTGGCTTTTATGCCCTCTTCTGCACAGCTTTAACATATATATGACCTCTTTTGGATAGAATAAGAGAGTAGAAGGAGCAATGATAGATCTTTTGTGAAAAGGTAGATTAAGAAAGACATCAAAGTAACAGTGACTTTTCATAGGAAAATGTCACTTACCGGccttttccctttccttcccttcacCTCGTTATTTACCAACCCTCCTCCCTTAATAGCTGGTAGGCTGTGTTTCATATTATGTCACTAACATGGGAAGACATATTTCTAAGTTTGATTAGACAGGCATCTTATAATTTTATGGAAAATTTTGTATTCCATTTTTGCCCTTATGAGGAGAGTGCTTCCCATTTAACCAGTAAAGGCATTCTAGTCATTTTCAACCTGTAACACATGTTGCCTTGTGAAGAACCATGGTATATAACCTGTTCgtggcagtggcggagccaagacTTTTCATTCGTGAAGTACTTGCATTGATGACACAATTTTGGTGTGGgcattgcataaaattttaagagTCATAACTCGTAACAATGTGAAGTTAACACAAtataatgaattttttgatAGAATGGCGTGGGTAGTGGCCCACCCCAATGAacaagtagctccgctactaGTTCCTGGAAGAGTGCTTTGGGCCATTTCTAGCTACTGGCTGAACCATGGTCGGCCCCAGTAGTGAAGCTACAATGTGATTGGTGTGGGTCATTGTCCTTACTAACCCTTGAAATCTTAGTGGGTTTGGCCACAAGTGGTGTTCACACCAacccttgaattttttttattgtgattgAACCGAACATGCTTCAGTCACATGTGGTGCCAACACCAAGTTTAGGTACCAAGCCAGAGACCAGCTTgtgcccctcaaccaaaatTTGGCTCTGCTATTGTTGGGCCCGTATTGCTTTTGTTAGTCGATGCCGATCGGATCAGCCATGGATTAAAAAACactgaaaaaaattgtgtaacTTTTTCCTCGTTTCTCGTTTTGCCATTTTCCAGCTACTTATCATATGATAGTGTGATAATGGAGGTCTTTAATGATGAACGAACTCAAGCGCCGCAATATCCTCTTGTCTTTACGtgatttccttctctcttttattagtGATCAAGCCAGCTTTTGAACAACTTATTGGCTAGAAAATGGGCTGGCCGTAGGGAGTGGTAGGAGCCATATATAGTCACCcttcatattttgcaaaaatcaaaattatacatgtaaattttaaaaaatttagtttattctgtataaaataattttaaaaattatattttggtctttgttaaaatttttaaactataaTTTAGTCCATGCCACAAAAATTCCTAACTTTAACCCTGACTTGCTGGATCACCCAACATGACAATTTTGTCGTTCAAGTTAATTATTCTTGAAATATTAATTTGTaattggttttgaatttgatatctaaaacccaaatccaaaaatgAAGAGATATGTTAGTGAAATTGTTCTCTAAGGGGTTGTTTAGAACCAATAACACACAGTTATTATTTGATAAACATTCTTAAAAAAAGTGAGgtagattcatgtaacacttGTTATagtttttcataaatttgtctcGTATTTTGGTATACATTCATGAGATAGTAACAATatattactgttgccaaactCTTGTAAAGAGACATTTTACCAAAAAAGGCACGTTGCTTCATGGAAAATGTGCACAAGCGTTATAATGCTCCCTCTTTAGGCTCTGTATGAAACCCTCTTCTCCATGTAGCATTGTATccacttttcttttcccataAAATAGTGATCTTAAGTGCACTTATGCAAGGGtgagaaagattttttttttatcaattttcttCTCAACGCTATTTTCTGCAGTCATATTACGTTATTCAAAATTCCAACAGTTATTGGCTGACAAATAGCTGAAATGAATGAATGTTTTTTCAAAGACAAACAACTATAAAACAAGCTTTTAGAATATTCAAAACTTGATTTGAAAGCAAAACGTGATTTGCGTAAAGTCATGTTTTACCCGGTCATCAAATCCACTCAAGTTAagaatttcttgaaaaaattttaattgaggAGACGTCTACCTAGATGCATGACCAAAGACTCCCGCTTACATCGTGTTTCTTAAGTTCAAGTGGAGCCGACACAGGGAagtagttgattttttttttttatgataactTCAACTAATTAGACAGGTAACTTTAACTTTGTCATTGTTCATctacttttaatattttccatTAAGGAGCAGCTAGTTGGAGAGTTGAGTGGTGCCATTTGATGTGTTTAAAAAATTGGGTGGCTATCTATGAGCAGCTTTTTTAAGTTTCTGCTAGCACATACCAATATGACATCATgtgtgagagagacagagagagattaaatagagacaaagagaagaagaagaagaagaagaagaaggcacaATACCATCTTCCTACTATCATGGGGTATTGGCACATCAAACCCCTAGCTACTTCCTAGTAGAGGTTACTTAATAATGGTCCAATGAGATTAGGGGCAGAgcttaacattttttgtttaagaGATCACagctatatttttcaaaatctttgcATGAATCTAATGATATTTTTCCATAATTTTACAAGTCtgaatttaaaaaagttaaatattGTAATGGGTATTTTGTTTTTCGAAAATCTAGTGGGGTCATGAGCTTCCCCTCTAAGAAGAGGGCCGAACTCTCACAACCATAAGAAGTTAAGGATAGCTTTAAGATTAGTATCAACAGTGTTTTGCACCATCATAATAAAATTTGTTGGTGAACGATCTTATTCGAGTCCGGCCATCGTCGACATTGGCATCATGGAAAAAGTCGCCAATccatcatttaaaaaaaactcaaaagtcTCCTCATTCTCTTGAAGTTCAAAAAATATGTGACTCTCTTTCTTGTCTAACAACTAAAATCTATTTTCGTTTAGCTTCAGCTCAGATAATATTGAACGATTGGCATTCCAAGATCCACACAAAATAGATAATTTAGACATAAATCCCATAATGggtcccttttctttgtttggaaTTAGGTGTTGGGTGATGTGCACAAGTGGAATGatcaaaaaagtttttttaagaaaaagattataaaataaattaaaaatctaaaatatatagtttttattaaaaaatcgAAAATAtcccaacctttttttttctcttctatatATGTTTGTGCACGCCAATCAATTTACATGCAACTCGAGTCAGATTCATTACAGGCACTAGGGATCTCTCATCCGACATGACGAACATGGCAGCGAAGCCTCAAGGCCAACTCAACTCTGCTGCCGCCACCACCACTGCCCCTGTCAATGGCGTTCAGTCGAACCCCATCGCCGGTAACATTCTCATAATTGGTGCTACCGGCTACATCGGCAAGTTTGTGGCAGAGGCCAGCCTCGCGGCCGGTCGCACCACGTACATATTTGCCGAAACGGTTCTACCAGCCCCGTCCAAGGCTGCGGCGATCCAACGACTGCAAGAGTCAGGCGCCATCGTCCTTCATGTAAGCCAAACAAATTAAGTATCGAGGTCATGTCTTATAAGATCATGCCATGTACAGGAAATTAACGAGGTGATCATGGTCTGCTTAATTTGCGGTTTGCAGGGTTCACTGGATGATGTTGAGTTGATGATCAACCTTCTGAAACAACATAGGATCGAGATTGTGATCTCCACAGTTGGTGGCGGGGCCATTCGAGATCAGTTACCGTTGATTGATACTATCAATGCAGCTGGAAGTATCAAGGTAAGATAAACCCTTATGGTTCCATATTGAACACAGTAGCCCCTGCGATCCTGTGCAG encodes the following:
- the LOC116262878 gene encoding leucoanthocyanidin reductase-like, with amino-acid sequence TQNYLTLILPAASIFSLVSWSGALSKVDNEVIIFANYLQRFLPSEFGHEIDKANPIEPALTLYNQKRKIRRAIEAAGIPYTYVCCNSIAGWPYFDQIHPSEIPPPTDCFEIYGDGNVKAYFVAGEDIGKFTIKAADDVRTLNKVLHFRPQSNFVTLNEFASMWEKKIGKEVPRKFISEDCLLRLAKENRIPSSIVAALTHDIFINGCQFGFEIEGPQDTEVGRLYPDSPLVLLSHCLDAYLSNGVEPAARV